In Sorghum bicolor cultivar BTx623 chromosome 10, Sorghum_bicolor_NCBIv3, whole genome shotgun sequence, one genomic interval encodes:
- the LOC8058845 gene encoding LOW QUALITY PROTEIN: ABC transporter G family member 28 (The sequence of the model RefSeq protein was modified relative to this genomic sequence to represent the inferred CDS: inserted 2 bases in 1 codon) → MASSSPLLCLLFLSAAAAAAAGAVVNPRRSLAAQQAAKSGDMASLAAGSPMVAGLMNERLKALTTSFAQQMGREFHYCIKNMDREWNTAFNFSSDPAFLTTCMKETNGDLPQRVCTAAEMKFYFESFLEGNGKKNYVRPNKNCNLTSWIDGCEPGWSCSAGKDQEVNLKDAVNIPSRTIDCRGCCAGFFCPHGLTCMIPCPLGAYCPESTLNKTTGVCDPYHYQPPAGKPNHTCGGADRWADVVSTDDVFCPPGYYCPSTVQKLDCSSGFYCRKGSTLETKCFHKGSCKPNSTNQDITIFGALLVGALSLVLLIIYNFSGQLLMNREKKQAKSREAAARHARETAVARERWKTAKDVAKKHAAGLQSSLSRTFSRKKSLRTHESYKGGPGAGLPSTGDQPTNQAGEKQKDSLTDMVRSIEDNPEKGEGISVQIGGGAGEKKKTTKGKHAHTQSQIFKYAYGQIEKEKAMEQESQNLTFSGVISMATDEDIRKRPTVEIAFKDLTLTLKGSKKKLLRSVTGKLMAGRVAAVMGPSGAGKTTFLSAIAGKATGCETTGMILINGKTEPIRAYKRIIGFVPQDDIVHGNLTVQENLWFNARCRLSADMSKADKVLVVERVIESLGLQPVRDSLVGTVEKRGISGGQRKRVNVGLEMVMEPSVLILDEPTSGLDSASSLLXIRALRREALEGVNISMVVHQPSYTLYRMFDDLILLAKGGMTVYHGPVKKVEEYFSGLGIVVPDRVNPPDYYIDILEGIVKPDTKESVNVKDLPIRWMLHNGYEVPRDMLQSSSDSESSFRGGGDHAKGGDAGQSIAGEVWGNVRDIVGQKKDEYDYNKTSENLSNRRTPGILRQYKYYLGRCGKQRLREARIQGVDYLILGLAGICLGTLAKVSDETFGALGYTYTVIAVSLLCKIGALRSFSLEKIHYWRERASGMSSLAYFLSKDTIDHFNTIIKPIVYLSMFYFFNNPRSSIWENYVVLLALVYCVTGIGYTFAIFFQPSSAQLWSALLPVVLTLIATQQKDTFFANLCYTKWALEAFVIANAQKYSGVWLITRCGSLLNSGYDINDRILCLVVLVANGVIFRCVAFFCMVIFQKH, encoded by the exons ATGGCGTCGTCGTCTCCCCTCCTGTGCCTCCTCTTTCTGTCCGCAGctgcggcggccgccgccggcgctgtCGTCAACCCCCGCCGGTCCCTCGCCGCACAGCAGGCGGCGAAATCAGGCGACATGGCGTCCCTGGCGGCTGGGAGCCCGATGGTGGCCGGGCTCATGAACGAACGCCTCAAGGCCCTCACCACCTCCTTCGCGCAGCAGATGGGCAGGGAGTTCCACTACTGCATCAAGAACAT GGATCGGGAGTGGAACACGGCCTTCAATTTCTCTTCCGATCCCGCCTTCCTCACAACCTGCATGAAGGAAACCAACG GAGACCTCCCGCAGCGCGTGTGCACGGCCGCGGAGATGAAATTCTACTTCGAGAGCTTCCTCGAAGGCAACGGAAAGAAGAACTACGTGAGACCAAACAAGAACTGCAACCTGACTTCATGGATCGATGGGTGTGAGCCCGGATGGTCCTGCAGCGCCGGCAAAGACCAGGAGGTCAACTTAAAAGATGCTGTCAACATCCCTTCTAGAACCATTGACTGCCGAGGCTGCTGTGCCGGCTTCTTTTGCCCTCATGGCCTCACTTGCATGATAC CATGTCCTCTTGGAGCCTACTGCCCTGAGTCCACTCTGAATAAAACAACAGGAGTCTGTGATCC GTACCACTATCAACCACCTGCCGGAAAGCCGAATCATACGTGTGGCGGTGCTGACAGATGGGCGGACGTTGTTAGCACCGATGATGTTTTCTGTCCACCTGGTTACTACTGTCCAAGCACTGTACAGAAACTCGATTGTAGTAGTGG GTTCTATTGTAGGAAAGGTTCAACTTTGGAAACCA AATGCTTCCACAAAGGAAGTTGTAAACCAAACTCCACAAATCAGGACATTACCATATTCGGTGCACTGCTCGTG GGTGCCCTGAGTTTGGTGCTGTTGATCATTTACAACTTCTCCGGACAACTCCTGATGAACCGGGAGAAGAAGCAAGCAAAATCTCGGGAGGCTGCTGCAAGACACGCTAGAGAGACCGCCGTGGCTCGTGAACGATGGAAAACAGCTAAAGATGTCGCAAAGAAGCACGCTGCAGGCCTTCAGTCGTCATTGTCCCGCACGTTCTCACGCAAGAAAAGCCTTAGGACACACGAATCATACAAAGGAGGTCCCGGTGCTGGTCTGCCTTCAACCGGTGACCAGCCGACAAACCAAGCAGGAGAAAAACAAAAGGATAGCCTTACTGACATGGTGCGTTCCATTGAAGACAACCCTGAAAAAGGGGAAGGGATCAGTGTGCAAataggaggaggagcaggagagaAAAAGAAGACCACCAAAGGGAAGCATGCCCATACCCAGAGCCAGATTTTCAAGTACGCGTATGGACAGATCGAAAAGGAAAAGGCGATGGAACAGGAGTCCCAAAACCTTACGTTTTCAGGAGTGATATCGATGGcgaccgatgaagacatcaggaAAAGACCCACAGTTGAGATCGCCTTCAAAGACCTCACTCTGACATTGAAGGGGAGCAAGAAGAAGCTTCTGAGATCAGTGACCGGAAAACTCATGGCTGGAAGGGTCGCCGCCGTGATGGGCCCATCAGGCGCCGGGAAGACCACGTTCTTGAGTGCTATCGCTGGCAAGGCAACAGGGTGCGAAACAACAGGGATGATACTCATCAATGGGAAGACGGAGCCTATCCGCGCGTACAAGAGAATCATCGGCTTTGTGCCGCAAGATGACATCGTGCATGGGAACTTAACAGTTCAGGAGAATCTCTGGTTCAATGCAAGATGCAG GCTTTCTGCTGACATGTCAAAGGCTGATAAGGTTCTTGTCGTGGAAAGAGTAATCGAGTCCTTGGGACTGCAACCAGTGCGTGATTCTTTGGTCGGAACAGTTGAGAAGCGTGGCATCTCCGGTGGCCAGCGCAAACGAGTAAACGTCGGGCTAGAGATGGTCATGGAACCCTCAGTCCTGATTCTAGACGAGCCGACATCGGGCTTGGACAGCGCCTCGTCCCTGCT TATTCGCGCCCTGCGTAGGGAAGCTCTTGAGGGTGTCAACATCTCTATGGTCGTCCATCAACCCAG TTATACATTGTACAGGATGTTTGATGACCTGATACTTCTCGCGAAAGGCGGTATGACTGTGTACCACGGGCCTGTAAAGAAAGTTGAGGAATACTTCTCAGGATTGGGCATTGTTGTGCCGGACCGTGTGAACCCACCGGACTACTATATAGACATCTTGGAAGGAATCGTGAAGCCAGACACAAAAGAATCAGTAAATGTCAAGGATCTCCCCATCAGATGGATGCTGCACAATGGGTATGAAGTCCCACGGGACATGCTGCAGAGTTCTTCTGACTCAGAGTCCTCTTTCAGAGGGGGAGGAGATCATGCCAAGGGAGGTGACGCTGGCCAATCTATTGCTGGTGAAGTGTGGGGCAATGTCAGGGATATAGTTGGGCAGAAGAAGGATGAGTATGATTACAATAAAACTTCCGAAAACTTATCCAATCGACGTACTCCCGGGATCCTTAGGCAATACAAATACTACCTGGGGAG GTGTGGCAAGCAGAGGCTTCGAGAGGCTAGAATACAAGGAGTTGACTATCTCATACTAGGTCTTGCTGGTATATGTCTAGGCACACTTGCTAAAGTGAGCGATGAGACATTTGGAGCACTTGGCTACACATACACTGTTATTGCTGTGT CTCTGCTGTGCAAGATTGGGGCCTTGAGATCATTTTCGCTGGAGAAGATACACTACTGGAGGGAGAGAGCATCCGGCATGAGCTCGCTGGCATACTTCTTGTCCAAAGATACAATAGATCACTTCAACACGATTATCAAGCCGATCGTCTACCTGTCCATGTTTTACTTCTTCAACAACCCAAGGTCATCAATCTGGGAAAACTATGTTGTTCTTCTAGCACTCGTCTACTGTGTCACGGGGATCGGCTACACCTTTGCCATCTTTTTCCAGCCAAGTTCTGCGCAGCTG TGGTCAGCGCTCCTTCCGGTTGTT